A genomic region of Synechococcus sp. NOUM97013 contains the following coding sequences:
- a CDS encoding sodium:solute symporter family protein translates to MAGSTPFLAPGIAWALVVLFSVLWVALGVAWGRRGKGDADEYMLAGRNIGLALSTATLMASWVTGNTTLLAPEFGYKTGLWGMFSYALAGLGLILFAPLASRIKQLMPNGRTSGDFIRLRYGRLAWWVFMVITAIYTLGFLMTQAMGAGLLLQALSGFDYHVGMVVVIGVATLYTLYGGMRAVIGTDFIQSLLIMVLLAVVAVLAFRQFPMPDVHAALVNRHPDRLDLLLPAGLLIAWNSALFSMGEVFHNNIWWSRVFASRRSVVMTSFVLGGIAWMSVPMVTGSIGLVALARALPLEQVNMVFPVMAADLLGAGGAALVFVVVFASLTSTLDSLLASTADLLAEDVYFRLLRPQASDLQLKQAARLMVVGLAVVTLALSWPRLDSLASVLFFTGALVASTVWPVACGLYWRSASRGAAILAMLSGSLVGLAAYVLIAPYCAAVFSAAISALVMLVGSRFWPERFDFALLKEDA, encoded by the coding sequence ATGGCTGGAAGCACTCCGTTCTTAGCCCCTGGCATCGCTTGGGCTCTGGTGGTTCTGTTCTCTGTGCTTTGGGTCGCCCTGGGTGTGGCCTGGGGGCGACGGGGCAAGGGTGATGCCGATGAGTACATGCTGGCTGGCCGCAACATCGGCCTGGCCTTGAGCACGGCCACGTTGATGGCCTCTTGGGTGACCGGCAACACCACCTTGCTGGCTCCGGAGTTTGGCTACAAGACCGGGCTCTGGGGGATGTTCAGCTATGCCCTAGCCGGGTTGGGCTTGATCCTGTTCGCTCCCCTGGCCTCGCGGATCAAGCAGTTGATGCCCAACGGGCGCACCAGCGGCGACTTCATTCGCCTGCGCTACGGCCGGTTGGCCTGGTGGGTGTTCATGGTGATCACGGCCATCTACACCCTGGGTTTTCTGATGACCCAGGCGATGGGTGCGGGCCTGTTGCTGCAAGCGCTTTCAGGCTTCGATTACCACGTCGGCATGGTGGTCGTGATCGGCGTCGCGACCCTTTACACCTTGTATGGCGGCATGCGTGCGGTGATCGGCACGGACTTCATTCAGTCCTTGTTGATCATGGTGTTGCTGGCGGTGGTGGCTGTTCTGGCGTTTCGCCAGTTCCCGATGCCGGATGTGCATGCCGCCCTGGTGAATCGGCATCCCGATCGGCTTGATCTGCTGCTGCCGGCGGGTTTGTTGATCGCCTGGAATTCCGCCCTTTTTTCGATGGGAGAGGTGTTTCACAACAACATCTGGTGGTCCCGGGTCTTCGCCAGTCGGCGCTCGGTGGTGATGACCTCGTTCGTGTTGGGGGGCATCGCCTGGATGAGTGTGCCGATGGTGACGGGCTCCATCGGCCTGGTGGCTCTGGCCCGTGCGTTGCCCCTCGAGCAGGTGAACATGGTGTTCCCCGTGATGGCAGCTGATCTGCTCGGGGCGGGCGGCGCGGCCCTGGTGTTTGTGGTGGTGTTTGCCTCGCTCACCTCCACCTTGGATTCGTTGCTGGCATCCACCGCCGATCTGTTGGCGGAAGATGTGTATTTCCGGCTGTTGCGGCCCCAGGCCAGTGATCTGCAGCTCAAGCAAGCGGCGCGGCTGATGGTGGTGGGATTGGCCGTCGTCACCCTGGCGCTGTCCTGGCCGCGGCTGGATTCGCTGGCATCGGTGCTGTTCTTCACCGGTGCTCTGGTGGCGTCAACCGTTTGGCCGGTGGCTTGCGGTTTGTACTGGCGCTCCGCCAGCCGTGGAGCAGCCATCCTGGCGATGCTCAGTGGAAGCCTGGTGGGCCTGGCCGCTTACGTGTTGATTGCGCCCTACTGCGCTGCGGTGTTTTCAGCAGCCATTTCTGCGCTGGTGATGCTGGTGGGCAGCCGCTTTTGGCCGGAACGGTTTGATTTCGCACTCTTGAAGGAGGACGCATGA